Part of the Mastacembelus armatus chromosome 6, fMasArm1.2, whole genome shotgun sequence genome, GAAGTTACACAACCAAGCGctaacttttttttcccttgaaGTATTTTGCACAATATTCTATCTTGCCTTTGGTTTTGATAGCATTCTCTATTCTGGCAGCATCTCTGTCAGGGTCAAAGTCCGGAGCAGGTACCACAGTGGGGTACTTGGGTTCAGTGCTCTGAGGATGGAAGGCACATaagagtgaaataaaaacaaacatcagtatACAGTTATAGATAAACAGCATGCAATGTTTAATGTACTGAGAATTTCCTACACAAAAATAAGAACTTCAATGCATGACTTTACCCCGATATCGAAAGACAGCTGTCCCAGAAACTCTGAAACCATAGACATTTTGACTGGCCTGAAAAAGGTAACAAACTGTTAACACTATATGAAATTCCATTACAGTCCTTGCAAAGTCACcgattttgttgtgttgtagcACGCTAGAGGTTATGTTTATTGTGTCTTAAGACATAATCACTTGAGCCACTTAAGCAATGTCTTAGGGCAAAGAAACGTAGTACATTTTAGTTATAAATACTGTAACTTAGAGCCAAAGAGTTCATCAACTTAAATTTTTTCATTACTTTGTCATATTGACATCCAGAGTAGTGCTTAGTGAAATAAATACATGGTACTAAATCCATTATCTCCTTCATATCCTTTCGTAGTCTTAACAAACATCCTTAACAGCAAAGCCACAGAGACACACCCTGGAAAAAGTGATACGGTACTGTACAATACTGTGGTATGACAACTGAATAcattcatgtgcacacacatacacacacacacaccaggttAAAGAGCTCAGACTGTACAACAGGAATTTGTTAATTAACCAAAGCATAATAAAGGAAACTAGAGAAACATGTTTAGGCAAAAAGAACGGAATGTGGAAGCCATTCTTTTGCAGTCTTGACTGCAAGATGGAAAATTCCTTTAAATCGTTCAGTGTAAATTTAATcccaaatacaaacacagtcaTTCAACATTAAAGTATGAAGTTATACCAAACTTACCTAAGTTGTTAAAAGTTGAGTGAATGTAGATTGGACCTGGAGAAGTGCAATGGGTGTGGATGTCGAACTTTtccaacatacagtacaaaagcCTTCCCCTTTCACCTCCCACCTCCcacttcccccccccccccagtcccCACGTGTATGACTCCACCCTGAAGAAGCCATTGCAAGTTTAAGCAAGGCAGCTCTAAAGCCTTGTGGAAGTTTTCACACATAAACTGCAAAAGTGACTGGTACTCTGCATCTTTAGATTTTAAAGAACATATATAATCTTGACTCTACACATTTCAGACAATAAGCATACTTTGATATCAACACTTAAAAGTTTATTACTGTTGGTTTTACAGAACATTACAattgaaaaaatacaaacatatttctgtacataataaaaatattaaatacacatttaacacGCCGCTCACTCACAATCATATTTAAAGTCATAATGTATTTCCTGTATGAGATGTTAGACAGTGTAGTGGAGTCCTTTCCTTTCCTCAGCAGTACAGATCAAGCTCCTCATCTGGCTTACCTGAACTatatatgaaacaatatgaaagaCATGATATTAAATCCTATAAGGGATTTTAAATGGACTTCTGAACTAACTTTTTAATATACTTGTTACGCTTGGCTGCTCGTTTCTTTCGTTTGTTCCTCATGTTGCCTCCTGCATTCTTTGACTGCCCACATCCATGGTTGTTAGACTGCGATGACCCCTCTCTCGCTGTCTAGTAGGACAAAGGAAGGCAAAATGattgtttctttaaataacTGCAAATACATTCAAGGAACATCAAACATTATACCCTCCaatgatgtttttattcattactCTTATAATGAGATACCTGTGAGAAATGTTAATgatcaaaatgaaaagttaaaaatgtattttttccattgtttaAAAAGTTACAACGTGTTAATGTCCTTACTGTGTGGAATTTTAGATAGGCGTCTAATGAGTGTCTCAGAATCTTCACCAGTAAATCACACTGACCTGTAAGAACAAGTCCTGCTGATGGTACActattgtttgtatttttagttttggGCCTGTGCAGGCGAAGTATGCAGTAGTGTGCAGGTTTAGCATGTCTAGTAAGGAAATGGACAAGGGCTTTGCACTCATCACAACTTAGTAGGACACAGCATTTAATTTATCTAGACTTTTGGATACTATAGCGTGTGTAAGGATACCTCTCTctgcataatttttttttaagtgctatCTCTTAAACACAGTAACTTTGGCCACAATCATAAAGCAAGTACACACCTTTAGAAAGGATTTTGGTGGGAAGGTACAGGGGACACGACTGTGTTCTTGGTGGAAAGGCAGGACCACAGCTGGATCAACAGGTACCCAGGGCACAAGGCCAGAGAGCGGGGGCTGTGGGACAGAGCTGTGGACCTGCTGCAGGTTGTATGCACTCCGACTCGCTCTCCCAGTAGCTGCTTTTAGTAAGGTCACAAATGGTTCCCCTGCTTTGTGCGCAATTATGTACTGTCCTTCATCTAACCTGCAAAATCAAATAACGTCACAAAGTCAATCAGTAGTTGTAGCAATTTCTTGTTTTCAAGGAGCATAGATGAGGAGTCTCGAGAACACAGAAGGTGTCACATCAATTGTGCGTTGTTGAGAAATGGATTGCGTAAATCTTTAATGCAGACAAAGGCCACATTATTGGTCCTAGGCTGACTGCACAAAAATGTCGTCATCTTCAACAAAGCCTGATATGTCCAGGCAATTCACTAGCAACTAAATaactgagtttaaaaaaaaataaataaataaatacactttttttttttaaactttgggCTGAATATCtcaaatataaaattttaaacatgttaTGTGTTCTGCGTCAAACCAAAGAATTAAAAACTGCTGTCTAACAGTTGTCAGTGtctaaataacaaaataaaaaagtaagtAAAGCCAAACTAGTGTTAATAAGTGGAAAGCTCCACactaaaaatatacaaaatttgAGATCTTCAGTGTCCTATCAACTTACCCAGTTAGCTTTTTCAGGAGGTGGTGCAGTATATTCACTGACTTGGATGGCCTGTGGATAGAGAACTCAAGTTGGTGTCTGTTTATGCTGGTAGGAATTTAAATCTGAACACATATTCAGAGGCAGTAGCACAGAGGCAGTAATAGCTACCACTGATGACAAGGATTATTGATAAACTGATTGAATCTCAAAGTGATAACCTCTTAGGTAACAATTATACAGGAGTGACTGGGTTAGTCCTAATCATGTACACACATCTGCTGGTAGGACACTCACTTGAACCCACAGGAGATGTTCTGTTTCCAGTCGTCAGGCAGCTTTCTCAGCAGTGCTAGTTTTGATGTGTGTGCATTGATGTGcgctgcagagacagagggtgAAAGATGCGAGTGTGCACATCATGAGCGTCACTTCATCATCAGTAACAATTCCTAGAGCTTATGAAGTAATTAGTCTGTGTTAATTTGCCAGCGTTGTTACAAGCTTGAGTGGGAGGTAAAAAAATGCTTGTTGGTCGCGTGGCCTCCCCTACCTCCCACTCCAGCTTGTAATTCCTGCTTATTTCAATAGTGTCCTCCTTCAATTCTGGATTGTTGTAGACACTGCAACCACAGGCACAAATACGCAATTAGAGAATGCCACATGATGAACCACATGATGACCTATGAAGCACAAAGCAAAGAAGGAAGTCTTTCATCAGCCGTGCCTGTTGCATAACAACATTAAGTGGGAGATACTGTATACTGTTTCATTGTTCTCACACGTTAGTGTGCACCCTGGTGCAGTCTCGGTGCGTACCAAATTACACTGTATCATTTTTCAGTTAGTTCGGTTTATGTCCACCTAGGTTGTTTTCCCTGCAGCCCAAACGTTGTACCGCAATCTGTGCTGTCATTCCTCTCTATCAAATTTAGCAGAAAAGTCATCTTTCCATGACAAGCAACCAGAAGTGAGGCGTAGGCTCAGTATGGATGCACAATATCTGACCCGAGTGAGCAGTTTTAACTGCTTTTTTTTGGGAAAGCTGTTCAGAGCAGTGAATAGCAGTGTATAAGGGATCAGTATACAAGCTAATTGTACTGTCAGTGTGTACTGTGTTGTCAATCTTGCTAACAGACTGGAAAAATTGAGAGTTTGCTGTTTGCAAAGCTAtacattaaacagaaaaaaaacataactgtgaAGGATAGAAGACTTATATTCCAGAGTACCCACGCGGGTCAACGCAGCTAGTATAGAACATTTAGCTGAGCTCTACACACTGCAATCAACATAATTTCCCACAATGTGATGTGGTGGTAGTTATGGCAACAAAGTAAACTTAACTACtacacacagtcacagcaggaTGGTGACTCATCTAAAGACTATTGCTTTGGTTTGTGGGAGGGTCTGTGCTGTGGGCTCCACTGAGCCAAGTGAGGAAAgcagaagagagaaataaacCACATAAATGTTACTTTGACTGTTTTCTTGGAATTTATGTCAAAAATTAGACGGCTAAAGGACTACTTCGAATTACCCATTTGAGAACTTTTCTACCTTGATTTGCAAATTAATTTATAAAGAATAACATTACAGGTAACAGTTACACATGTTTTACCTATGTAGGAAACTGTGCTGGAGTGGAGCAATGTCTCTGTCCACAGCTGACAAGCCTCGCTGCTGGTTAGACACTCAACGCCATAACTCAACTGGTACTCCAGCTTGGGCAAGACATGCACCGGCACATACTATTTTGGCAAAAACAAGAGCACAGAAAAAAGGGCCGCTGAAGAATTTTGTACTTAAATATATGACATTTTGTGGATGTGTCATAAATAAACGTGTATACCTGGTTTTGGCTGCTGCCTACATTTCTGGTATGGGTCAGTAAGACAGAGCTGCGCACCATGAGTAGAAAATCCTGCAGACTGTAGAGTTTGTATAGCAGGTTGCCCTCTTCTGGAGCGTCGTAATCTTGTTCATCTTCAGCACCTGCCTGCAGTTCTTGTGACAGTATCTCTGTGCGAGGgacaataatttattttatgtgtgatgtattttatgtttagaCAAAAAGTGcatatgcaaaatgaaaatcaaatttacACTAACTTTTGCACTCTGTACTAATAATGTTGACTGCTGGTGCAGATCTGTGAAGAGCAGGGCCACTATCTCCATCTTCATCCTGGTTTTTCTCCAAATATGAGGACACACAGGGCTTAACCAGGGATGTTGGATGGGACTGAACAGATGAAACTATACATTGGGCAGGTAGGTTTGTCTCCTGGGATTTGGGGGAGCACTTGGCTGTGTCATTGACAGAGTTGAACATTGCTGTCTGCATTCGCAGGATTTCACTCAGTTGGTCGCCAGATACCCTTGACTGTCGTGTTCGCTTTGTAACTTTCTGACGAGGAGATGACTTTAAATTTATCGGAAAAGTCTCAGAGCCGGGACTAAGAGAGGTGTCTGAAGAGCAAGGTGTGGTCTTTGgtttagtttgtgttgcagcaggAGATGAAGAGTCATCAATAACCAGCTTCTCATCATCGGAGTCTCCAAGAGAACCTAACTGTTCACCAATTTCCTGCAAAGTGTCTGGCTTCATCTGTTCGGTCTTGGGCACACTGGGCTCCCTCAAAATTGGCTGAGGTGTCTTCTCTGTCACAGGATCATCCATATCTGTCTGTGTGGCACTCATCTGGTCTAGTGAACAGCTTGTGTTTACAAGACTCTCGCTGGACCTTTTACTCTTATTTAAAGGCAGGGAACTTGGAGCGTTTTTACCTTTTACAGATGCATCTTGCTCACTTTGCATCTTCTGCAACTTGGAGGATTTAATAGGTGTCATCTCCCCAAATGTCTCCAAGTCAGTGAGGTCCACCTCAAAATCAAGACTGTTGCTTTCAAAAGACACTACATTTCTTTGTGATTTCTCCTAAGggagaaacataaaaacaaggaACCATTGTCTTCATTATTGAAAaggaacagacacacaggcacggacacacagacacaggcaacTCAACATACCAGAGAGAGATGTTTCTCACTTGCAGGAAGCTCTGTCATTAAATGgaacacatttttccttccACTCTTCTTAATTGAGAGCTTCAAACTCTCCTCATGGTAGATATGGCTCCTCTCTCTTACTGTCATTTCAGTCTTCAGAAGGGGTGAGTCTATGTACACAGTCTTTTTCTGACTACTGCCTGTCAATAAGAAATATGAAGTAAAAGACTGAAACAATGGCACCATGAGGTCATTAAACAGCAAAATGCTAATTTATCTCAGATTTCTAcggctacattttttttttttttacaaacataaaactgtttcatctctcaaaataaaaattagatgCAAAAATAAACTATGTCTGAAAGCCTAAGTGTAAAACTACTACAAACCTTATGCCCTGTTTAACATATAAACTACTGTTCCATTGCAGTTAAGCTAGATGAAACTACATTTTTGTTGTATTCAATCAAAATAACCTCATTAATAATATAGTTCAATCAAAAAATTTCATCCAATGGAAACAAGCATACAATAAAACTCTAAAAACTTactgtgtattgtttgttttttttttctgtacaaatCCACTGTACAAACTGCTCTTTCTAAATTTTTCTAAATTTTAGCAGAATTGGGgcactaataaaggaaaattgTGTCCAGAGTGTTAATTGGCTCCAGTTTCCAAGATACAGTTTCAGGTCAAAATTGCATCACAAGAAATAAGTAAAAACCAATAAATTACAGTAAGGTGTCGAGAGGCATCATGAGACAACACCCTCCCTTGCAGGCAAATATAGTAGCCTGTGTATAGACAATTAGAAATCTTTATCATTAAACATCAAAACTTTAGCCAACCAACACCTTTATCGCCTGTTTTATAATTCATCCAAAcaaaatatgtaagaattagcacattttatctcagaGGGTTGATCATTTCCCAAAATTTGTAGACCAGTGATATCAATGTGGCCTTATGAATCTTAAGTCACTTATGTATCTTTGTTGTGttaataaaatgctgttttatagAATTTTCTGCTTAAGATTTGAACACAAAGATTTATTGTAGTATAATTTTAATAGTATAAATTAGAATAATTTGTGGGCACTTTGGCAAAATTGATAGTTAAAAAGGGACAACACACTAAGataatgctttgtttttgtttgttttttttttttacccatatGAAGCAGACCCTACATTGATTCCTTTTATACTGTCTTCCACCATAAAATGCCTAAGGGGCTAAATGATGCTATTGTACCTTTTCCTGAATTTATTTTGACCCAAACAGGCAGTTCCCATTGCTCCCCAAAGTCAGGGCCATGGTTGTCCAGCAGCCTAACCAGAGCATTTCGAGTTAGACAAACATGAGGGCCATAATATGAACACAGCTTCTCTGCATTGGCATCACTGGTGATTGCCTGTAAAGGAAAACAAGACTAGGTCACATTATGAGAATCTCCAGTGTATCAGTCAAACACAAAGTAACTGCACAATTAAGACTTTGACAGTACTCTGTGTGGCCTAGCATTCCTCAGAAACACAACTGGCAACAGTTTTGCTGAGCAAGACATGAACACCCTCTGGTGTCTTTTGTGAAAACTGCAAGACCTGAAATGGAGTTACAACAGACCCACGGCCATGAATCTTATTCTAGCagtaaaacatctttgtgactTACTTTATTGGAGTAATTAAAAAACTGAGACAATTGCTTACAGCATGCATATCCTTAGCTTTTTTAGCTGGAGGATTCTCTGATGAAACACTCTGATAATCCGATGCAAGCTGTGCATCAGCAGGCACTATCTTGTGGTCTGTAATATCCACATTGCCCTGGAGAAATAAAGGGTGCAAAAATGGAGATAAAGGAAGCAAATCAACACTAGAAGACTGACTCTGCAATACAATACTTTAAACAGAAAATTGGACAATGGCATTAACAGCAACTAAAGTATAAGATCTGGTCATACTACACATCTGACTTGAACAGCTCCTTTTTCATAGAAGAAAATTACCATACTCAAAAGCTGTTTTTCAAAGTTCAGCATAAGGCCTGGATTGAAAGTCCCCCCTGTCAAACTTGTCATCTCATGGATCTGATAGAACTGAGGAAATGTCTTTATGCATTCCAAACATCCCTTGAAGAAATCCTGAAAGACAAATTTTGGCTCTGTGGTTCAGTACTTgtaaaaacatcacaaacaacTGATGAGAGGTGCAACCTATGAAGTACCAGTACCTCTGAATATTGCAAAGCTCCCTGTGTTAAAAAGTTGTAGTCGTCAGCACATATTTTGGCCACATCTTGCAGGTACCTCATAAACTGCATAACTTCATTATTTACTCGTTCCTTTAAGCTCTGAAAtgttaaaacacattatttcagTAAAGAGATCAAACAAGGGCTGCCAGTataaacacaacattaaaaaagaaagctggTACCTGTGGAAGATCCCTGTGTTTCTTACTCAACAAAAAGGTAAGATACGTTTTCTGATCTTTGCTGGACAGGCTGGACATACAGGGGAAGGGTAGTCTGGGCTCAGGGTAAGCAACACCAGCCTCCTTCACAGGTTGGTTGAGTTTGACTTTAGATTTTTTGGTATCCTTATATTCTTCGGCACCATCTGCAGAATTATCTGCATATGGATCATCACTTTCACAGCTATTCCAATTGGTTTCTTCCTCGATTGTGCAACTCTTGTCCTTAAACTCTGCAGCTTCTACAACAGGAGAAGACGAGGCTTTTGCAGCTCCAACATCACAATCCTGTTTTATGTTGGCATTCTCTTCAGTACTTGgaggaataataaaaatgtgggAAAAGAAAGTTAGATGAAAACTTACTATCATAGTAAAATGCTTGTGAATAATGGATTGCTTAATATGTCAATTTCATGACATACGGCTGAAGAGAGGCCCAAAGTTCTCTGATATTAGGTGCAAGTGAATACTTGTCGTAGATATCTCTGGTAAAGAATGGAGCATCGGGAATTGGAGGATCCTCCCTTAGATTAAAAAGAGATAAATATATTACAGTCTGTTGTACCTAAACATAACATAATATGAAATAGAGTAACGTAATGTGACGTAACCTAACATAACACACTCTATGAAATGAATGTCTCTGTAGTGGCACTCTTTTCTGCTGGTCAAAATATACCACTATTGAGTAAAGGTATTTGTAAAAGCAGTGAGTTTGACATGAAGCTGGTAACACCAttgaaaacatttactgtagctAAACAGTAAAAATTACAAGAACCATTTGGTATTGCTTGGTCTTTTCTCAACTCATCTTGCTTAGTTGATAAATAGTGTATACCACACTGGTTTTCAAGCACATACACAGCATTAAATGACAACAGCACCAAAAAGTCACGATAAATGAATCATATTATACACACATTGAATATGTATAGTTTTATATATACAAAGTATGAACTATTGCAATATGAGTGCAAGGATTTAAAGgtacagatgtgcaaatatgcatacagTGATTACATATATAATATGTTTGGAATAGCTAATGTCGCACCTTCGTAATCAAGCGAACATAACTCACGCTAGTCAAGGTCATAACAACTTCCCGTTtcaaccttcaaaataaaaactaacgTAGCTGTTAGCTAAACATTTAGTGTAAATCATGGTCGCACGTAAACAGGACAGCGTCCTGCTAGAACACAAATACCAGTGTATATATGCCAACgctatttatatttttaggtTAATTAACATTATATTAACTTCCTGTTAAACAGAATGATACATTTGCTAACCTAGGCTCAACGTACTAACAGTAACGATGATCTTATTGTTGCACTAATAAATCATAACAGCATACTTAGTTATACGGCTTAACAAAATACGGTTTAAAATAGCATTAACGCATCACTTCAGTGGCCTTTTTAAGTTAACGCTAGCACTAAATTATCGTTAACGTCCTGTCTCATTACAGCAGCTTGACTGCTAACATTAGCTCAGGTTGCCCCGGCGTGATGCAACTCAGTTTAATCTtcctgttttaaatgaaagtttatGTCAAACGTTGGCGAATAAAAGCTAAAGTCACCCACATTACAGTCATCACCGGCTCACTGACTATGAACGTAGGTAGCTAGCTAACCTTCGGTTAGCATTGCTAGCCGTCAAAACAAGTCTTCAAAGCTAGCTAAGCTAGGTTGTTAGCTTACACTAGCTCGCCTAAAGTTTGGTGTAACTAGATAAATTGAACTGGCATAAAATCTACAACTGTGACAAGTTTGCAGGGAAGCATTACTTACCACACTAGGTCCATTA contains:
- the ice2 gene encoding little elongation complex subunit 2 gives rise to the protein MDLVWEDPPIPDAPFFTRDIYDKYSLAPNIRELWASLQPTEENANIKQDCDVGAAKASSSPVVEAAEFKDKSCTIEEETNWNSCESDDPYADNSADGAEEYKDTKKSKVKLNQPVKEAGVAYPEPRLPFPCMSSLSSKDQKTYLTFLLSKKHRDLPQSLKERVNNEVMQFMRYLQDVAKICADDYNFLTQGALQYSEDFFKGCLECIKTFPQFYQIHEMTSLTGGTFNPGLMLNFEKQLLSMGNVDITDHKIVPADAQLASDYQSVSSENPPAKKAKDMHAAITSDANAEKLCSYYGPHVCLTRNALVRLLDNHGPDFGEQWELPVWVKINSGKGSSQKKTVYIDSPLLKTEMTVRERSHIYHEESLKLSIKKSGRKNVFHLMTELPASEKHLSLEKSQRNVVSFESNSLDFEVDLTDLETFGEMTPIKSSKLQKMQSEQDASVKGKNAPSSLPLNKSKRSSESLVNTSCSLDQMSATQTDMDDPVTEKTPQPILREPSVPKTEQMKPDTLQEIGEQLGSLGDSDDEKLVIDDSSSPAATQTKPKTTPCSSDTSLSPGSETFPINLKSSPRQKVTKRTRQSRVSGDQLSEILRMQTAMFNSVNDTAKCSPKSQETNLPAQCIVSSVQSHPTSLVKPCVSSYLEKNQDEDGDSGPALHRSAPAVNIISTECKKILSQELQAGAEDEQDYDAPEEGNLLYKLYSLQDFLLMVRSSVLLTHTRNVGSSQNQYVPVHVLPKLEYQLSYGVECLTSSEACQLWTETLLHSSTVSYIAHINAHTSKLALLRKLPDDWKQNISCGFKPSKSVNILHHLLKKLTGLDEGQYIIAHKAGEPFVTLLKAATGRASRSAYNLQQVHSSVPQPPLSGLVPWVPVDPAVVLPFHQEHSRVPCTFPPKSFLKTAREGSSQSNNHGCGQSKNAGGNMRNKRKKRAAKRNKYIKKLVQKSI